The Corvus cornix cornix isolate S_Up_H32 chromosome 12, ASM73873v5, whole genome shotgun sequence genome includes a window with the following:
- the PDHB gene encoding pyruvate dehydrogenase E1 component subunit beta, mitochondrial, which translates to MARKGRAPRALSRERGRRGQAAAGREDTGKMALAAAALRHLALGARLAPHGRSAAPPLQRLQQRRGLRLSAPAAIQVTVRDALNQALDEELERDERVFLLGEEVAQYDGAYKISRGLWKKYGDKRVIDTPISEMGFAGIAVGAAMAGLRPVCEFMTFNFSMQAIDQVINSAAKTCYMSAGSIAVPIVFRGPNGASAGVAAQHSQCFAAWYGHCPGLKVVSPWSAEDAKGLLKASIRDDNPVVMLENELLYGVPFEMSEQAQSKEFVIPIGKAKIERQGTHVTLVSHSRPVGHCMEAAAVLSKEGVECEVINLRTIRPMDIETVEASVVKTNHLVTVEGGWPQFGVGAEICARIMEGPAFNYLDAPAVRVTGADVPMPYAKILEDNCIPQVKDIVFAVKKALNI; encoded by the exons ATGGCGCGTAAAGGCCGCGCGCCGCGGGCGCTCTCGCGAGAGCGAGGGAGGCGGGGTCAGGCGGCCGCAGGGCGAGAGGACACGGGCAAGATGGCGCTGGCTGCGGCGGCTCTGCGGCACCTGGCGCTGGGCGCCCGCCTCGCTCCGCACGGCCGCAGCGCCGCGCCCCCGCTCCAGCGGCTCCAGCAGCGCAGGGGCCTCCGCCTCTCCGCGCCCGCCGCCATACAG GTGACGGTGCGGGACGCGCTGAACCAGGCGCTGGATGAGGAGCTGGAGCGGGACGAGCGCGTCTTCCTGCTGGGCGAGGAGGTGGCACAGTACGATGGTGCTTACAAG atCTCCAGGGGTCTCTGGAAGAAGTACGGCGACAAAAGGGTGATCGACACCCCGATATCCGAG atGGGCTTTGCAGGAATTGCTGTCGGTGCTGCTATG GCAGGGTTGAGACCAGTGTGTGAGTTCATGACATTCAACTTCTCCATGCAAGCAATTGATCAGGTTATCAACTCTGCTGCCAAGACCTGTTACATGTCTGCGGGATCCATTGCTGTTCCCATCGTCTTCCGAGGCCCCAACGGAGCATCAGCTGGCGTTGCagcccagcattcccagtgctttgCAGCCTGGTACGGGCACTGCCCCGGCCTCAAAGTTGTCAGTCCTTGGAGCGCAGAAGATGCCAAAGGGCTGCTGAAGGCATCAATACGGGATGATAATCCAG TTGTGATGCTGGAAAATGAATTACTGTATGGTGTTCCCTTTGAAATGTCTGAACAGGCACAGTCAAAGGAATTTGTTATTCCCATTGGAAAAGCTAAAATAGAAAGGCAAG GAACTCATGTTACATTAGTGTCACACTCAAGACCTGTTGGCCATTGTatggaagcagctgctgtacTTTCTAAAGAAGGTGTAGAGTGTGAG GTTATAAACCTGCGAACCATTCGACCAATGGACATTGAAACGGTGGAAGCCAGCGTGGTCAAGACAAACCATCTGGTAACTGTAGAAGGAGGTTGGCCCCAGTTTGGAGTAGGAGCTGAAATCTGTGCCAGGATCATGGAAG gacCTGCCTTTAACTACTTGGATGCTCCAGCTGTGCGTGTCACTGGTGCCGATGTCCCCATGCCTTACGCAAAAATCTTAGAGGATAACTGCATACCTCAAGTGAAGGATATAGTATTTGCAGTGAAAAAAGCTTTGAATATATAA